The region AGCTTCCGACCGCCCCAGTTCGGGTCCGCATCGCGCAGCGCCAGCACGCGTTCCTCCATCTCGGCAGACGTCTGCCGCGGGCTGTGCTCAGGACGCCGCGAGCGATCCGACCACGCCGCCGCTCCTTCTGTCTCGTACCGGCGCAGCAGCGCATACGCCGTCTCCGGCGAGATCTTCCACCGCGCACATACCGCCCGGCGATTCGCACCCGAGGCCGAGAAC is a window of Longimicrobiaceae bacterium DNA encoding:
- a CDS encoding helix-turn-helix domain-containing protein, with amino-acid sequence MSPETAYALLRRYETEGAAAWSDRSRRPEHSPRQTSAEMEERVLALRDADPNWGGRKL